The Psychrobacillus sp. FSL K6-2836 nucleotide sequence GGTTTTAAGTCGCATGTTTAGAAAAAATCCAGTGGAACAGGAAATAGAAGATCGACATGCTGAAAAGGGCGGTGATATTTTATGACATTAGAAATCATCGGAATTTTTGTATTGTGGACGTTTCTCTTTGGCTACTTGATCGTAGCATCCATTGACTTTGGCGCCGGTTTTTTTAACGCTTACAGTTTGCTAACTGGAAAGCAACGAATACTAACGAATATTATACAACGTTATTTGTCGCCGGTTTGGGAAGTAACGAATGTGTTTCTTGTATTTTTCTTTGTGGGTATTATCGGATTTTTCCCGAAGACCGCTTTTTATTATGGTACGACCTTGCTAGTACCCGCTAGCATCGCATTAATATTACTTGCAATCCGTGGTTCTTACTATGCGTTTGAAACGTATGGCTCTAGAGGACATAAGGGCTATTCATTTATGTACGGTCTTGCTGGTCTATTTATACCGGCGGCTCTGTCTATCGTACTGACCATTTCAGAGGGCGGTTTTGTCCATATGATCAATGAATCACCAACCCTCGATTATGAGGCTCTATTTACAAGCCCACTCACATGGGCGATCGTTGTGTTAAGTCTTACTTCAGTTCTGTACATTTCATCCGTATTCCTAACCTGGTATGCAGATAAAGCTAGAGATTTAGACGCAACAAGGCTGATGAGAAAGTATGCGCTCATTTGGGCACTTCCGACCATCATAACAGCAGGTGGGATTATGGTGGAGCTGCGTTCACATAATCCGGAGCATTATGAAAACATGCTCGATATTTGGTGGGCATTTGCACTATCACTATTGCTCTTTATCGGAACAGTATGGTTACTTTGGTCAAAACGAAACTACGGTTTGGCATTTGTGTTACTAGGAGGACAATTTCTAATAGCATTCTTCGCTTACGGATTTGCGCATCGTCCATATTTACTGTATCCACACTTAACGATATACGACAGTTTTACAAATGAAGCGATGGCTATTGCTCTAATTGTTGCTTTTATAGCTGGGCTTGCTCTGTTAATCCCGTCACTGTATTTATTACTAAGGTTATTTTTATTCAATAAAGACTATGTACGTGGAAAAAAGGAAGATAATCATGCATAAGGAGGAGCTAATATGACAGAGTTTATGATATTTTATGCACCATTCATCGTATTGATTGGCTCCATTATCGTAGCCTTTTGGGCTGCTTCTAAAGACGGGGCAGTGAAGGACGAATAATGCTTGCGACCTCAATCAAGTAGATTGGGGTCATTTTTATGTTATCAGTCAGAGACCTAAGATTGGATAGCCCTTAAAAATCCCCCCAAAAAAAGCCTATAAATCCAGCAATAAAGCTCTTAAATGTATTAAAATAGCCTATAACACAATGAATAAAGCCCATAAAATTTTTTTCAGTCAAATCAAGGATCTTTGTAAAGATTCTAAATAATAGGATAGCAAGAAAAGTATTCCAATCTAATCTCTGGATTTAAATATGCTACAATTAGAGAAGTAGGAAAGGGGCGGTTTTGATGAAATATGATGTGTTGCTATTTGATTTGGATGATACTTTACTCGACTTTGGAATGACTGAACATAATGCATTCCGTCTTCTATTTGAAGAGTATGGGTTTCCAAATGGTTTAAATGATTATCACGAAAGCTATAGGACGATTAGTAAAGTTTTATGGGATGATCTAGAGAATGGTCGCACAACCTTAGCAGAGTTGAAGGTCGAACGTTTTAAACGATTATTTACAGAACATGCATTAAATATAGATCCTATAGTATTTGGTCAAAAGTACATAGAAAATTTAGGGAAAGAAGTACATATGATTGCAGGCGTGGAAGAAATGTTCGCTAGCATAAAGGATTTTCGAATTGCACTTCTTACGAATGGATTTAAAGATGTACAACATCCAAGGGTAAATGGATCGGCATTAAAAAATTTATTTGAAGTCATTATAACTTCAGAGGAAACAGGATTCCAAAAACCACAGAAAGAAATTTTTGCATATGCTTTAGAAAAACTTCAAATTTCCGATCCATCTCGTGTTTTAATGATTGGTGATTCGCTTACATCCGACATCCAAGGTGGAAATAACTTCGGAATTGATACATGCTGGTTTAATCCAAATAGAAAGTTAAATCATATTGATATCCAGCCAACCTTTGAAATTCATACATGGGATCAGTTAGCGGAAATTCTAAACACAAAAGTATTGGAAGTAAAATAATAAATTATGGACCTCGAGATGAGGTTCTTTTTTTGTCTACTTTTTTCTACTCATAGGATTTATCCATATCCGGAAACTATACAGTTTTTCAAAAAAAGGATAATTGCTGTCGAATAGCACACGATAAAACAAAACAAGGAAAGGAGGAAATGTGAATGAATAAACGTTTGTTTAGTGTATTGACAGCGATTTTAATGGCTGTAGGGATGATAGGATTGTCGTCATTAGTGGTAAAGGCAGATATGCCGACAGATGTAAAATTAACGACCGAGCAACAAGAAGAGATGAAGTCTTTACAACAAGATGCCCTTAACCAAAAGAAAGAAATCATCAATAAGTATGTTGAGTACGGTGTGTTTTCAAAAGAAAAAGGTCAAAAAGTAATAACGCATTTAGAAGAGCGCTATAAAAAACTGGAACAAAATGAATTTGTCCCTAACTTTCATGATGACTATAAAAAACATCGAAGCAAAGAATCTTAAGCAATAAAATATTGCAGCCAAAGTAATAATTTTGGTTGCTTTTTTACATTCAATTTTCATGTAGGTCAATGTAGTATTTACCATTCATCCAGCTCCAAGTTCCATATTAGGAATAGATAAGCAAAAAGCGGTGTTTGCCTCTCAACTAATGTCACAAGAAACGTTAAGTAGAAAGTTAGCCGTATACTAGGAAAAAGGTTATATTAAGCTTGAGGGACAACAAGAAATTAAACTATTAAATATAAAAGAACTGAAAAATATTTGATTATGCGAATGGGTCAGCAGACTTGTACGCATTCTTTTTGGTATAATGAATCAATCATACCTAGAACGGAGATTAACATTGAATACACCAGTACAAAAAAATGATCAGTTAACAGTCTATATTGAAGATTTAACACATGATGGTGCAGGAGTCGCAAAGGTCGATGGATATCCTTTATTTATTGCGGGTGGCTTACCGAACGAAACTGTAGAAGTCCATGTGCTTAAAACATTAAAAAACTATGGCTTTGCCAAGTTAAAAAATATCGTGGAACCTTCTCCATTTCGTGTAGAGGCACCATGCCCAGTGTTTTATGAATGTGGAGGCTGTCAGCTTCAGCATATGACGTATGAAGGACAGCTTGCATGGAAGGAGAGCATGGTTCGTAACGTCATGAAACGCATAGGGAAAATAGATGCACCTGTACTTCCAGTAAAGGGCATGGACAAGCCTTGGGAATACCGCAATAAATCTCAAATTCCATTCGATTTGGAAAATGGTCAAGTAATCGCTGGATTCTACCAGTCTAAATCACATCGTATTGCGGATACAAATACTTGTTTAATACAGACGGATGAAGCGGATAGATTACTTAGAGCAGTAAAAGAAAATGCATTGAAGCTAGACTTAATCCCATACAATGAAGAAACAAAAAAAGGCCAGCTACGCCACTTAGTTGTTCGTAAAGGACGAGCAACTGGAGAGATCATGGTTGTACTTGTAACGAAGCATGCTAAACTATCAAAGCAAGACGCTATTATACAGTTCATCCGTGAAGTGGAGCCAAATGTAAAGTCAATCGTTCATAATGTGAATAATCGAAACACAAATGTGATCTTTGGAAATGAAACAAACGTTATCTGGGGTAAAGCAGTTATTGAAGATTTAATCGGAGATGTTCGCTTTGAAATATCAGCCCGTTCATTCTACCAAGTAAACCCAGAACAAACAGAGGTTCTATACAAGCAAGCGCTTGAACATGCTCAGCTAACAGGTGATGAGACAGTGATCGATGCTTACTGTGGAATAGGTACGATTTCACTCTTTTTAGCGCAAAAGGCAAAACAGGTACTTGGCGTAGAAATCGTTCCACAGGCAATTGAAGATGCGAAAAGAAACGCCGAACTGAACGGATTTACTAATACTTATTTTGAAGCAGGGCCAGCCGAGGAAGTTATTCCTAAATGGTACAAAGAAGGAAAGCAAGCAGATATCTTGGTAGTGGATCCACCAAGAAAAGGCTGTGACGAGGCACTACTTACGACAATCATCGAACAACGTCCTAAGCGTGTCGTGTATGTATCTTGTAACCCAGCAACACTTGCTCGCGATTTGAGAATTTTAGAAGATGGTGGTTATAAAACACAGGAAATTCAACCAGTTGATATGTTCCCACAGAGTACACATGTGGAATGCTGTGCGTTACTAGAATTACAGTTGTAGACCTAAATAAAGTCTTAGACTTTAAAATATAGTCGATTCGTTATATCCGATTTCAAGTTTTTAAAATAAAGACCAGCATTCTTTAACCCTAATATCTTCTTCAAACCCTTATTCGTAAACACTTTGGGCTTAAAGATAAAGGTCTTTATTGTAAATCGAAAAACATGAAATCATTGCGTGACTTTATTTTATTTATTTGGAAAAGAGTAATCGAAAGATCGGTGTTAGGCGGGCTGGTGCTTTAAATTGATAATGACCTTTGGCTGTACCGTCTGCATGAACTTATATTTTATCAACTAACATAAGAAGCATTTCAGGATTAAGTATTATTGAACTTATTTGATTCTTTATCAGTATCGCGGTACTCTAATTTTTTAGAGAGATTATAATTGCTAGTTTATAACTTTGAAATATCTTCATTGATTATTTTAATAGCTAACTGATAGTCTATACTTGAAATGACCCCAATTGCGAGTAAAATTATTAAGTTTGTTTTATCCATCTTCTTCTCTTTCAACTGCTCTGTGTTTACTTCGATTATAGCCTCGATTTTTATCGTGTTTGCTACAACTCTTTTACTTATTTTTCAAGGTACTTGTTATTACTTAGAATACTAGGTTTATAATCTCTTTATTGTTGTAAAATGCCAGCATAGTGCGGACTTTTGAGTATTACTCTCACTGATAATCTTTTCCACCTATCAGTAGCCTTTTCCTGCGATTTGTTAAGATGTCGTTCCCCCCTCGTTATATAATAATGCTTGCTATAGCATTTAAACCCATTACCTGCTATATATTTTGAAAATATTCTTCTGATAATATCAAAAGGTCGAATCGTAACGAAATTGAAGTTTTTATTTATCACATTAACTTTATACATGTATGGGGATTTTGCACCTGTGAACTCCGTCATTTGATACTTTGAACAATAACTTTAGTCTTTCGCTAGTATTCTGAGCTTCTAGAGTTTCGTACAATTATATTTGTTGTTTCTTCTACTTAGAGTAGGTAGAAGCTTATAGAACAGGTGATATCAGTAGAACAAGTCTAATTTAGAAATTATAGTTTTTCAACGCTTGTAGGAGCATCACTTCTACAAATGGTTTTGAATAAATTATTAATGTTAACAGGACTGTGAATTTTTATTTTATATAATATTTATTGAAGGAGTGTAATAGATGATGAAGAAGTTTTTGGGACTCATAGTAATTGCTATTTTAGCTACTATGTTAGCAGGATGTACACTATTTGAGTCTGGTCAAAAGGATGACAAAAACCAAAAAAATGAGAAAAAACCAAAGGACGAGCTTGTGCTGGCATTTGGATCTGAGCCTGAAACCGGATTTGATCCAATAACTGGATGGGGACGTTATGGTTCACCACTATTCCAAAGTACACTTTTAAAAAGAGATGACAAGCTTAACATTGTAAATGATCTTGCAACAAGTTACGAAGTAAATGAAGACGGTAAGGTTTGGACTGTTCATATACGCGATGATATAAAATTTTCGGATGGTAAACCATTAACAGCAACAGATGTGAAATTTACATTTGAAACAGCAGCTAACAGTGGATCAGTTGTCGATTTAAACGTATTGGAGAAAGTCGAAGCAGTAAATGACACTACTGTGAAATTTACATTGAAAGAAGTACAATCAACATTTATAAACAATCTAGTGGCAACAGGAATTGTCCCAGAACATGCATATAGTGATAATTATGCTGAAAATCCCATCGGTTCAGGCCCTTATCAGCTTGTACAGTGGGACAAGGGACAGCAGATGATTGTGAAGACGAATCCTGAATACTATGGCACAAATCCATATTTTAAGAAGTTGACCTTTGTATTCTTAAATGAGGATGCTGCATTTGCAGCTGCTCAAGCGGGCACAGTCGATCTTGCCTATATACCTGCTGCATTTAGTAGCAAAAAAGTGCCTGGCATGAAACTCGAAGCCGAAAAAACGGTGGACAATCGTGGAATCGTATTTCCTTATGTAAAGTCTGGCGATTTTACTGAGGAAGGTCTACCAATCGGTAATGACGTAACGGCTGATCCAGCCATCCGTCATGCAATTAATATTGCGGTTGACCGACAAGCGTTAATTGACGGTGTGTTGGAAGGATAC carries:
- a CDS encoding cytochrome d ubiquinol oxidase subunit II, which translates into the protein MTLEIIGIFVLWTFLFGYLIVASIDFGAGFFNAYSLLTGKQRILTNIIQRYLSPVWEVTNVFLVFFFVGIIGFFPKTAFYYGTTLLVPASIALILLAIRGSYYAFETYGSRGHKGYSFMYGLAGLFIPAALSIVLTISEGGFVHMINESPTLDYEALFTSPLTWAIVVLSLTSVLYISSVFLTWYADKARDLDATRLMRKYALIWALPTIITAGGIMVELRSHNPEHYENMLDIWWAFALSLLLFIGTVWLLWSKRNYGLAFVLLGGQFLIAFFAYGFAHRPYLLYPHLTIYDSFTNEAMAIALIVAFIAGLALLIPSLYLLLRLFLFNKDYVRGKKEDNHA
- the cydS gene encoding cytochrome bd oxidase small subunit CydS, which produces MTEFMIFYAPFIVLIGSIIVAFWAASKDGAVKDE
- a CDS encoding YjjG family noncanonical pyrimidine nucleotidase, giving the protein MKYDVLLFDLDDTLLDFGMTEHNAFRLLFEEYGFPNGLNDYHESYRTISKVLWDDLENGRTTLAELKVERFKRLFTEHALNIDPIVFGQKYIENLGKEVHMIAGVEEMFASIKDFRIALLTNGFKDVQHPRVNGSALKNLFEVIITSEETGFQKPQKEIFAYALEKLQISDPSRVLMIGDSLTSDIQGGNNFGIDTCWFNPNRKLNHIDIQPTFEIHTWDQLAEILNTKVLEVK
- a CDS encoding YckD family protein, with translation MNKRLFSVLTAILMAVGMIGLSSLVVKADMPTDVKLTTEQQEEMKSLQQDALNQKKEIINKYVEYGVFSKEKGQKVITHLEERYKKLEQNEFVPNFHDDYKKHRSKES
- the rlmD gene encoding 23S rRNA (uracil(1939)-C(5))-methyltransferase RlmD, translating into MNQSYLERRLTLNTPVQKNDQLTVYIEDLTHDGAGVAKVDGYPLFIAGGLPNETVEVHVLKTLKNYGFAKLKNIVEPSPFRVEAPCPVFYECGGCQLQHMTYEGQLAWKESMVRNVMKRIGKIDAPVLPVKGMDKPWEYRNKSQIPFDLENGQVIAGFYQSKSHRIADTNTCLIQTDEADRLLRAVKENALKLDLIPYNEETKKGQLRHLVVRKGRATGEIMVVLVTKHAKLSKQDAIIQFIREVEPNVKSIVHNVNNRNTNVIFGNETNVIWGKAVIEDLIGDVRFEISARSFYQVNPEQTEVLYKQALEHAQLTGDETVIDAYCGIGTISLFLAQKAKQVLGVEIVPQAIEDAKRNAELNGFTNTYFEAGPAEEVIPKWYKEGKQADILVVDPPRKGCDEALLTTIIEQRPKRVVYVSCNPATLARDLRILEDGGYKTQEIQPVDMFPQSTHVECCALLELQL
- a CDS encoding recombinase family protein, producing MTEFTGAKSPYMYKVNVINKNFNFVTIRPFDIIRRIFSKYIAGNGFKCYSKHYYITRGERHLNKSQEKATDRWKRLSVRVILKSPHYAGILQQ
- a CDS encoding ABC transporter substrate-binding protein → MMKKFLGLIVIAILATMLAGCTLFESGQKDDKNQKNEKKPKDELVLAFGSEPETGFDPITGWGRYGSPLFQSTLLKRDDKLNIVNDLATSYEVNEDGKVWTVHIRDDIKFSDGKPLTATDVKFTFETAANSGSVVDLNVLEKVEAVNDTTVKFTLKEVQSTFINNLVATGIVPEHAYSDNYAENPIGSGPYQLVQWDKGQQMIVKTNPEYYGTNPYFKKLTFVFLNEDAAFAAAQAGTVDLAYIPAAFSSKKVPGMKLEAEKTVDNRGIVFPYVKSGDFTEEGLPIGNDVTADPAIRHAINIAVDRQALIDGVLEGYGTPAYTSVDGLPWWNPDTVIEDGDVDGARKVLEEAGWKDTDGDGILDKGSLKAEFSLYYLANDMIRQSLAITVADMMKPLGINIKVEGGSWDIIGKKMYSEAVLMGWGSHDPLELYSIYSSNNAGVEYYNTGHYKNETVDEYFKKALHAKSEAEAIEFWKKAQWDGTTGLSGKGDAAWAWLVNIDHLYLVKEGLDIGEQRIHVHGHGWPATDNIADWKWSK